In Nonomuraea sp. NBC_00507, the following are encoded in one genomic region:
- a CDS encoding response regulator transcription factor, with product MTETGEARTSASEPIRVLIVDDHELIRRSLALALAAEPDIEVVGEASDGQEAVELADRLMPDVALMDVRMPRQDGIEAAKGIKASVPSTRIIMLTVSDEEEDLFEAIKAGATGYLLKDVQINDVPAAVRGVHEGQSLINPAMAAKLISEFQNMSRKESERPPQLPVPRLTEREMEVLRLVAKGMNNREIAKQLFISENTVKNHVRNILDKLQLHSRMEAVVYAVRERMLEIT from the coding sequence GTGACCGAAACAGGCGAGGCTCGCACGTCAGCGAGCGAGCCGATCCGCGTGCTGATCGTCGACGATCACGAGCTGATCAGGCGAAGCCTGGCGCTGGCGCTGGCCGCTGAACCCGACATCGAGGTGGTCGGTGAGGCGAGCGACGGGCAGGAGGCGGTCGAACTCGCCGATCGCCTCATGCCTGACGTCGCGCTCATGGACGTGCGCATGCCACGGCAGGACGGCATCGAGGCGGCGAAGGGCATCAAGGCCTCCGTCCCGAGCACCCGCATCATCATGCTGACGGTGAGCGACGAGGAAGAAGACCTCTTCGAGGCCATCAAGGCAGGTGCCACCGGCTACCTGCTCAAGGACGTCCAGATCAACGACGTCCCCGCCGCGGTGCGCGGCGTGCACGAGGGCCAGTCGTTAATCAACCCGGCGATGGCGGCCAAGCTCATCAGCGAGTTTCAAAACATGAGCCGCAAGGAGTCCGAGCGCCCGCCCCAGCTGCCCGTGCCCCGTCTGACGGAACGGGAGATGGAGGTCCTGCGACTGGTGGCCAAGGGCATGAACAACCGTGAGATCGCCAAGCAGCTGTTCATCTCCGAGAACACCGTGAAGAACCACGTGCGCAACATTCTCGACAAGCTGCAACTGCACTCGAGGATGGAGGCCGTGGTCTACGCGGTGCGGGAGCGCATGCTGGAGATCACGTAG
- the hpf gene encoding ribosome hibernation-promoting factor, HPF/YfiA family, whose protein sequence is MDIIVKGRHTGVSDRFRDHVTTKLARIERLDNKLIRVDVEVSKERNPRLASQRERVELTIHSRGPAIRAEASADDRFTALDVALDKLEGRLRRLADRRKVHHGSHCPPSVAEITATLPEAAGLAPRKEALVPEQAEPSEDELQERSDQLYDDIVPIEMDGEGPLVVREKFHKAEPMTIDQALLEMELVGHDFYLFRDKESGQPSVVYNRRGYNYGVLRLVEP, encoded by the coding sequence ATGGACATCATCGTCAAGGGCCGGCACACCGGAGTGAGTGACCGGTTCCGTGACCACGTGACGACCAAGCTGGCCAGGATCGAACGTCTGGACAACAAACTCATCCGAGTTGATGTGGAGGTGTCGAAAGAACGCAACCCGCGTCTTGCCAGTCAGCGCGAGCGCGTGGAGCTCACCATTCACTCCCGAGGACCGGCCATCCGCGCCGAGGCCTCGGCCGACGACCGATTCACAGCCCTCGACGTCGCCCTCGACAAGCTGGAAGGCCGCCTCAGGCGGCTGGCCGACCGGCGCAAGGTCCATCACGGCAGCCACTGCCCGCCCTCTGTGGCGGAGATCACCGCGACGCTCCCCGAGGCCGCAGGCCTGGCACCGCGGAAGGAGGCCCTCGTCCCCGAGCAGGCGGAGCCGAGCGAGGACGAACTGCAGGAGCGCAGCGACCAGCTCTACGACGACATCGTCCCGATCGAGATGGACGGCGAGGGGCCACTCGTCGTCCGGGAGAAGTTCCACAAAGCGGAGCCCATGACCATCGACCAGGCTCTGCTCGAGATGGAGCTGGTCGGGCACGACTTCTACCTGTTCCGCGACAAGGAGAGCGGCCAGCCGAGCGTCGTCTACAACCGACGCGGGTACAACTACGGCGTGTTGCGGCTCGTAGAGCCCTGA
- a CDS encoding ComF family protein, which produces MVVGDGGRELSVAGGMLGRVLSVVLDLVLPQTCAGCGAKGARCCGRCLAELTARPARRLPRPRLPGTPDCWSASPYEGAVRKAIVAYKERGAVALAGVLAEALAFTALTAIGRTGAPWAARGFAVVPVPSGRASIGARGHDPVGRLAELAVRRLRMFGVPAVPWAALSQARRVVDQAGLSSPQRAANLAGSLRVALAAKGPPAASVLLVDDIVTTGATVVEAARALRAAGVSVPMAVTVAATRRRS; this is translated from the coding sequence GTGGTCGTGGGGGATGGTGGGCGGGAATTGTCGGTGGCGGGCGGCATGCTGGGCCGCGTGCTGAGCGTCGTGCTCGATCTCGTCCTGCCGCAGACCTGCGCCGGCTGCGGTGCGAAGGGGGCGCGTTGTTGCGGCCGCTGCCTGGCCGAGCTGACCGCCCGGCCGGCCCGGCGCCTGCCCAGGCCGCGGCTGCCCGGCACGCCGGACTGCTGGTCGGCGAGCCCCTACGAGGGGGCGGTGCGCAAGGCGATCGTGGCGTACAAGGAGCGGGGCGCGGTGGCGCTGGCCGGCGTGCTGGCGGAGGCGCTGGCCTTCACCGCCCTCACGGCGATCGGTCGCACCGGCGCGCCGTGGGCGGCGCGGGGGTTCGCCGTCGTGCCGGTGCCCAGCGGGCGGGCGAGCATCGGCGCCAGAGGGCATGACCCGGTGGGCCGGTTGGCAGAGCTGGCGGTGCGCAGGCTGCGGATGTTCGGCGTCCCCGCGGTGCCGTGGGCGGCGCTGAGCCAGGCACGGCGGGTGGTGGACCAGGCAGGCCTGAGCTCGCCGCAGAGGGCCGCCAACCTCGCCGGGTCCCTCAGAGTCGCGCTCGCCGCGAAAGGGCCTCCAGCGGCCTCTGTGCTGCTCGTGGACGACATCGTCACGACCGGCGCCACCGTCGTCGAGGCCGCCAGAGCGCTGCGGGCGGCCGGGGTGAGCGTGCCCATGGCCGTGACTGTCGCGGCGACACGCCGAAGATCTTGA
- a CDS encoding LpqB family beta-propeller domain-containing protein, translating into MTRIRRLWAVVVLAAAVVCAGSGCTVIPVSGPYTMNDAAGADPLTKPFQRMIATLPQPGWGIEPTIRGLQAAMAAYADDPTVLPQYLTADALKGWTPSGAVTVLDDHLQVDLPEEDGAASAQRVTLKAKQVARIEEDGTYVPQSGNWGRPFDLVKVKEGGYRVSGLPDGLILTRSDVERAYRPTKLYYLNGSTQDRLVVDNVRLRLKPAETYAKVILERLLKQPSGALVGAATTAFPPGTKVESVRSAEDESVVINLSGPLDLLDLSGEDALMAQIRYSLNNNDVAKGRSISVLLDGEPYTSHHPNTDDQRWLDNSGNSAYYVSDGAVHYLAKDGPGGAVAGPAGEKRQGYSDFAISKKGAYVAARTSTGISAAPLAQGGQWQEVIQGTDLTPPSWHRDGSLWTFDRRNRAVLRYDPAAKRGPETVSAPGVEKLDVTNLRVARDGVRVVVTTGKNTVWLGALTVMGGLELSNLRSLTTTEAGDEIRDAAWRDDEHLLVLVQTKAGQKLNEIDVGDGAVVEIPLKDPLQALAALNERVLAESEPEKKGQGAKLLELNEDQSWTSKIDSDVETPLFPLG; encoded by the coding sequence ATGACGAGGATTAGGCGGCTCTGGGCGGTCGTCGTGCTCGCGGCCGCCGTGGTCTGCGCCGGCTCGGGCTGCACCGTGATCCCGGTGAGCGGCCCGTACACCATGAACGACGCCGCCGGCGCCGACCCGCTGACCAAGCCGTTCCAGCGCATGATCGCCACCTTGCCGCAGCCCGGCTGGGGTATCGAGCCGACGATCAGGGGCCTGCAGGCCGCCATGGCCGCCTACGCCGACGACCCGACGGTCCTGCCCCAATACTTGACCGCCGACGCACTCAAGGGCTGGACCCCTTCGGGGGCGGTGACGGTGCTCGACGACCATCTGCAGGTCGACCTGCCCGAGGAGGACGGTGCCGCGTCCGCGCAGCGGGTCACGCTCAAGGCCAAGCAGGTGGCCCGCATCGAAGAGGACGGCACCTACGTGCCGCAGTCCGGGAACTGGGGAAGGCCCTTCGACCTGGTCAAGGTCAAGGAAGGCGGCTACCGGGTCAGCGGCCTGCCCGATGGGCTCATCCTCACCAGGTCGGACGTGGAACGCGCGTACCGGCCGACCAAGCTTTACTACCTCAACGGCAGCACGCAGGACAGGCTCGTCGTGGACAACGTGCGCCTGCGGCTGAAGCCGGCGGAGACGTACGCGAAGGTCATACTCGAGCGCCTGCTGAAGCAGCCGAGCGGGGCCCTGGTGGGCGCGGCGACCACGGCCTTTCCGCCCGGCACCAAGGTCGAGTCGGTCAGATCGGCCGAGGACGAGAGCGTGGTGATCAACCTTTCTGGCCCGCTGGACCTTTTGGACCTGAGTGGCGAGGACGCCCTCATGGCGCAGATCAGGTACAGCCTCAACAACAACGACGTCGCCAAGGGCCGCAGCATTTCGGTGCTGTTGGACGGGGAGCCGTACACGAGCCACCACCCCAACACCGACGACCAGCGCTGGCTGGACAACAGCGGCAACAGCGCCTACTACGTCAGCGACGGCGCCGTCCACTACCTGGCGAAGGACGGGCCGGGCGGCGCCGTGGCGGGACCGGCCGGCGAGAAGCGCCAGGGCTACTCCGACTTCGCCATATCCAAGAAGGGCGCCTACGTCGCGGCCAGGACCTCCACCGGCATCTCGGCGGCCCCCCTCGCGCAGGGAGGGCAGTGGCAGGAGGTCATCCAGGGCACCGACCTGACCCCGCCGTCGTGGCACCGGGACGGGTCGTTGTGGACCTTCGACCGCAGGAACAGGGCCGTGCTGCGGTACGACCCGGCAGCCAAGCGTGGGCCGGAAACGGTGTCCGCGCCCGGAGTGGAGAAGCTGGACGTCACCAACCTGCGCGTCGCCAGGGACGGAGTGCGGGTCGTGGTGACGACCGGCAAGAACACCGTCTGGCTCGGCGCGCTGACGGTCATGGGAGGGCTCGAGCTGAGCAACCTTCGGTCCCTGACCACGACCGAGGCGGGGGACGAGATCCGGGATGCCGCGTGGCGAGATGACGAGCATCTGCTCGTGCTGGTCCAGACCAAGGCGGGGCAGAAACTGAACGAGATCGACGTCGGTGACGGGGCGGTCGTCGAGATTCCGCTGAAGGATCCGCTCCAGGCCCTGGCGGCGCTGAACGAGCGCGTCCTGGCGGAGTCCGAGCCGGAGAAGAAGGGGCAGGGGGCCAAGCTCCTGGAGCTCAACGAGGACCAGAGCTGGACCTCCAAGATCGACTCTGACGTCGAGACCCCGCTGTTCCCCCTGGGCTGA
- the mtrB gene encoding MtrAB system histidine kinase MtrB, which yields MPPTKQKRSRRRTLRQILGGVRRRVRRAAGRARRVWRRSLQLQVVTSTLVISMVVMVVLGVFLSTQINKSVVDSRTRSSASEAMADRLQIADALAPEVDDQAAEVADGGKTSANPLDDVMDTVTGSGDDGSKKRYDVLILNEASPGQSRASGTVVPANVPHNVSAGVRRNVEKLEYGKTVHSIDRIMFSGQSQPRLTFVVGGVVHSYTGDNYEVYHFFPLDEEEELLSSVRLALVVVGLGLVLLLAAIAYLVARQVVTPVRLARQAAERLASGKLDERLKVRGEDDLARLANSFNEMAANLALKIHQLEELSQVQRQFVSDVSHELRTPLTTVRMAADLLYDAREDFDPMAARSAELMQAQLERFESMLADLLEISRYDAGAATLDLDSVDVRRVVLRAIEDSEALAERHGTRFDLRLPAEPCMAEIDNRRVERILRNLLFNAIEHGEGREIVVTVGADRDAVAVAVRDHGIGLKAGEDTMVFDRFWRADPSRARTIGGTGLGLAISREDATLHGGWLQAWGQPGEGSQFRLTLPRAAGAELKGSPLSLVPPEIEMRRTWRGAMTPVLLPASGDVHDED from the coding sequence ATGCCCCCGACGAAGCAGAAGAGGTCCCGCCGACGGACACTCCGCCAGATTCTCGGCGGAGTCCGTCGGCGGGTGCGCCGTGCGGCCGGCCGGGCCCGCCGCGTCTGGCGGCGCTCGCTCCAGCTCCAGGTGGTCACCAGCACGCTGGTGATCTCCATGGTCGTGATGGTCGTGCTGGGGGTGTTCCTGTCCACCCAGATCAACAAGTCGGTCGTTGACAGCAGGACCCGGTCCTCTGCCAGCGAGGCGATGGCCGACCGCCTGCAGATCGCCGACGCGCTGGCCCCCGAGGTGGACGACCAGGCGGCCGAGGTCGCCGACGGCGGCAAGACGTCGGCCAACCCGCTCGACGACGTCATGGACACCGTCACCGGCTCCGGCGACGACGGCTCCAAGAAGCGCTACGACGTGCTGATACTCAACGAGGCCAGCCCGGGCCAGTCCCGCGCCTCGGGCACCGTCGTGCCCGCCAACGTGCCGCACAACGTCAGCGCCGGCGTGCGGCGCAACGTGGAGAAGCTGGAGTACGGCAAGACCGTCCACTCCATCGACCGGATCATGTTCAGCGGCCAGAGCCAGCCCCGGTTGACGTTCGTGGTCGGCGGCGTCGTGCACTCCTACACCGGCGACAACTACGAGGTCTACCACTTCTTCCCGCTCGATGAGGAAGAGGAGCTGCTGTCCAGCGTCCGGCTGGCCCTCGTCGTGGTGGGCCTCGGGCTCGTGCTGCTGCTGGCCGCCATCGCCTACCTGGTCGCCCGCCAGGTCGTCACCCCGGTACGGCTCGCCAGGCAGGCCGCCGAGCGGCTGGCCTCCGGCAAACTCGACGAGCGGCTCAAAGTGCGCGGTGAGGACGACCTCGCCCGGCTGGCGAACTCGTTCAACGAGATGGCCGCGAACCTGGCGCTCAAGATCCACCAGCTTGAGGAGCTGTCGCAGGTCCAGCGGCAGTTCGTCTCGGACGTCTCGCACGAGCTGCGCACCCCGCTGACGACCGTGCGCATGGCCGCCGACCTGCTGTATGACGCCCGCGAGGACTTCGACCCGATGGCCGCCCGCTCGGCCGAGCTCATGCAGGCGCAGCTGGAGCGGTTCGAGTCGATGCTGGCCGACCTGCTGGAGATCAGCCGCTACGACGCCGGCGCCGCCACGCTGGACCTCGACTCCGTGGACGTGCGCCGGGTGGTGCTGCGCGCGATCGAGGACTCCGAGGCGCTGGCCGAGCGGCACGGCACCCGCTTCGACCTGCGACTGCCCGCCGAGCCCTGCATGGCGGAGATCGACAACCGCAGGGTCGAGCGGATCTTGCGCAACCTGCTGTTCAACGCCATCGAGCACGGCGAGGGCAGGGAGATCGTGGTGACCGTGGGCGCCGACCGGGACGCCGTGGCCGTCGCCGTACGCGACCACGGGATCGGATTGAAGGCGGGCGAGGACACCATGGTCTTCGACCGGTTCTGGCGGGCCGACCCGTCGCGGGCGCGGACCATCGGCGGCACCGGCCTCGGGCTGGCGATCTCCCGCGAGGACGCCACGCTGCACGGCGGCTGGCTGCAGGCCTGGGGGCAGCCGGGCGAGGGCTCGCAGTTCAGGCTGACGCTGCCCAGGGCGGCCGGGGCCGAGCTGAAGGGCTCGCCGCTGTCGCTGGTTCCGCCGGAGATCGAGATGCGGCGTACGTGGCGCGGGGCGATGACGCCCGTGCTGCTGCCTGCTTCGGGGGACGTCCATGACGAGGATTAG
- the mtrA gene encoding MtrAB system response regulator MtrA, translating into MKGRVLVVDDDAALAEMLGIVLRGEGFEPSFVSDGDKALDAFRDTRPDLVLLDLMLPGADGIDVARRIRAESGVPIVMLTAKSDTIDVVLGLESGADDYIVKPFKPKELVARVRARLRRTDEPTPEILQIGDITIDVAGHSVKRGEETINLTPLEFDLLVALARKPRQVFTREVLLEQVWGYRHAADTRLVNVHVQRLRAKIEKDPEHPEIVVTVRGVGYKAGPA; encoded by the coding sequence ATGAAAGGTCGCGTGCTGGTCGTCGACGACGACGCCGCTCTCGCCGAGATGCTCGGGATCGTGCTGCGGGGAGAGGGCTTCGAACCATCCTTTGTCTCAGACGGCGACAAGGCCCTCGACGCGTTCCGGGATACACGCCCGGACCTGGTGCTGCTCGACCTGATGCTGCCCGGCGCGGACGGCATCGACGTCGCGCGCAGGATCAGGGCTGAGTCGGGGGTTCCGATCGTCATGCTCACGGCGAAGAGCGACACGATAGACGTCGTGCTGGGCCTGGAGTCCGGCGCCGACGACTACATCGTCAAGCCGTTCAAGCCGAAGGAGCTGGTCGCGCGGGTGCGGGCGAGGCTTCGCCGCACCGACGAGCCGACCCCGGAGATCCTGCAGATCGGCGACATCACCATCGACGTGGCCGGTCACTCGGTCAAGCGGGGCGAGGAGACCATCAACCTCACGCCGCTCGAGTTCGACCTGCTCGTCGCGCTGGCCCGCAAGCCGCGCCAGGTGTTCACCCGCGAGGTCCTGCTCGAGCAGGTCTGGGGCTACCGGCACGCGGCCGACACGCGGCTGGTCAACGTGCACGTCCAGCGACTCAGGGCCAAGATCGAGAAGGACCCCGAGCACCCCGAGATCGTTGTCACGGTCCGCGGCGTGGGCTATAAAGCCGGCCCCGCCTGA